The Peribacillus sp. FSL E2-0218 genome contains a region encoding:
- the hisJ gene encoding histidinol-phosphatase HisJ, producing the protein MKADSHVHTPFCPHGSTDTFNEYITRGIELGLKEITFTEHAPLPRDFHDPTPEKDSGMDAALLLDYLQELRVLKERHKDKILIKIGLEVDFIEGHEKATKEFLDETGEFLDDSILSVHFIKNHENWHCIDFSADEFGQIAKTLGSVEALYAKYYDTLEKSIEADLGIYKPKRIGHITLVHKFQQRYPSALNFDEHVYRVLDLIKKENYQLDYNGAGLVKPLCGEPYPPERFARRAMALGIPLVYGSDAHQAQDLGQGYQALIPEFNG; encoded by the coding sequence TTGAAAGCTGATAGTCACGTGCATACTCCGTTTTGCCCTCACGGCTCTACGGATACTTTCAATGAATATATTACGCGGGGAATCGAGCTGGGATTAAAGGAAATCACATTTACGGAGCACGCACCCTTACCTAGGGATTTCCATGACCCGACACCTGAAAAAGACAGTGGCATGGACGCCGCCCTGCTCCTCGATTACCTTCAGGAGCTCCGCGTGTTGAAGGAACGCCATAAAGACAAAATCTTGATCAAAATCGGACTGGAAGTCGACTTTATCGAAGGCCATGAGAAAGCAACAAAGGAATTCCTCGATGAAACCGGGGAGTTCCTGGACGATAGCATACTTTCCGTCCACTTCATCAAGAATCACGAGAATTGGCACTGCATCGATTTCAGTGCAGATGAGTTTGGTCAGATCGCTAAAACACTAGGATCCGTCGAAGCGCTATATGCCAAATACTATGATACATTAGAAAAATCGATCGAAGCTGATTTAGGCATATATAAGCCGAAACGGATCGGACATATCACCCTGGTCCATAAATTCCAGCAGCGCTATCCATCCGCATTGAATTTTGACGAGCATGTATACAGGGTGCTGGATTTGATCAAGAAAGAAAACTACCAATTGGATTATAATGGCGCCGGGCTTGTTAAACCGCTATGCGGCGAACCGTATCCGCCGGAACGGTTTGCCAGACGCGCCATGGCTCTCGGCATTCCGCTCGTTTATGGTTCCGATGCCCATCAGGCCCAAGATTTGGGGCAGGGCTACCAGGCATTGATTCCCGAGTTCAATGGGTAA
- the refZ gene encoding forespore capture DNA-binding protein RefZ — translation MNRQTPTKQAIVEAALHLFHLKGYHATSIRDIANKAKVNAANIAYYFKNKQGLLEFCFTSYLEDYILVLETNMTLLDLKGPQQCLLNLVKGILAFQRENFLAARFIYGESSLDSNLNREIHSTYFTKEKSYFQYILEQGIKNRSFHSVSIPMYLLQLKGLLTAPVLHTHYAMDVLHVFPQEAYYTNIYANEVGRFLQDTLFIAKDLEPQLAGRA, via the coding sequence ATGAATCGCCAAACGCCAACGAAACAAGCCATTGTCGAAGCTGCCCTGCATTTATTTCATTTGAAAGGTTACCATGCGACTTCAATCCGGGATATTGCCAATAAAGCGAAAGTGAACGCTGCAAATATTGCCTACTATTTCAAAAATAAGCAGGGGCTGCTGGAATTCTGTTTCACTTCCTATTTAGAAGACTATATCCTGGTCCTTGAGACGAACATGACCCTTCTCGACCTTAAAGGACCGCAGCAGTGCTTGCTGAATCTCGTGAAGGGCATACTCGCCTTCCAGAGGGAAAACTTCCTGGCTGCACGGTTCATCTATGGGGAATCCTCACTCGATTCCAATTTAAACCGGGAAATTCATTCGACTTATTTTACAAAAGAAAAGTCTTATTTTCAATATATTTTGGAACAGGGAATCAAGAACCGGAGCTTCCACTCGGTCTCGATCCCGATGTATTTGCTGCAGCTGAAGGGCCTGCTTACGGCCCCTGTCCTGCATACCCATTATGCGATGGATGTGCTTCATGTGTTTCCGCAGGAAGCCTATTACACGAATATTTATGCGAATGAAGTGGGACGGTTCCTTCAGGATACCCTTTTCATTGCAAAGGACCTCGAGCCACAGTTGGCGGGGCGGGCCTGA